Below is a genomic region from Rosa chinensis cultivar Old Blush chromosome 5, RchiOBHm-V2, whole genome shotgun sequence.
CGTAATGAAATTGATTACAAAAATATCCTTGCATATAAAGTTATGAACATCAATCTTATATCATGAAATTATGAGGTCAGTTTTGGATTAACATAAAATTATGGGGTCAGTTTTAGAATGAAAGTTGATTCACTAAAAGCAAGTTCATCCGTTAGGTCAATAGGTCAGGGTCATTGGGTCACTAAGTCAAGACATTGTTCACTGCCATTGGACATGTGTTTCTACCAGTTCTGTTTCTTAACCGatcagttactgttcattgattttattttattttttaaaaatttatttatttattgtaaaattgaaatatatttgatgtaaatagatggtaATAATGGACATTTATGGATAATTGATGTAGAATGGATAAAGTTGAGACAGTTGAGAAATTAATTTACAATCTCATCCCAACATGAAGAACATTGCTCGCCAAGACATGTAATTGTGGTACTCATAACATGATTATACTGAAACTTCTTGTAAAATGTAGAAACGAGTTTTCCACATGAAAGTAAAAACAACACACCCATGGAATAAAAATAGCACTCCTTTGCATGCCCAGATTGCAAATTATGATGGTTTGGTATACAAATCTCAAGGTCACCAATATTtctattgttggtaattatttTGAGGAGTCTGAAGATTTAGCTTTAGTTTTTGCTAGTTTCTCTATAAAAGTTTCAGAGCAGTGTTTTATTATACATTGACAATTAGTTGGTGTAGTGAACCTTTTGGTTTGTTCTATGTTAGCTCTAGGACCAAGCCGTCTTTAGCCTTTATATGCTCCCCATTGGGAATGTCCCTTTGAGCGATTTCAATCATTAATTCAAtgaacttttcttttcaaaaagaaattcTACATTTCGGTACTTTCGTCtaaaatttgttaaaaaaaaattatttcataCATCACATTTCTCAAGATTATTTTCACCaaatgatatatttaaaaataacagttatttatatatttaaattTACATAAAGTTGGAACAACACATTTTCTCAAAATTATTTCTCAAAAATTGATACTCATAAGAACTAAGTCACCCTTTGTAGTTACCAGCATTACCCTCGAAAGAGCTGCTTAGGTGCTCTATAATCAAGAGTTTGAAGTCTACAGTTGATGACCACTCATCATTCTTGAAGAGCCGGATGGAGTTTGTAGTCAAGGATCACTTACTTTTCACATTTTGGTGTACCAAGGAAGCTGTGCAACTATTCTTCATCGGAGACTTTTCACATGTTGGTGTTCCAAGGAAGCCGTGCAACTATTCTTCAGTGTCTCCACTGAAGATTACGGAATGAAATGAAGCTCCAATAGCTTATGAATCACTTTAGAGTCACCCAAATATACCCTATAAATCTATAATATCCTTTATTGATCTTGACCCTCTAGCTATGGTTGGTTTTAGTATCACAAGAACCATCACTGCCAACAACATCTTTTCAGTTCTACATGATGTCACTGATACCACAGCTAAACACTAATATCTATTATGTTGTCTCTAATGATAAGGTGATAGTTGATCCTTACCGgtgttttctttccataaatattCGACCTAAACACTAACACAATAGAATACTAAAACCATATCATCTTCTTACCTTGATCTACCACAAATCATTCTCGGGTTTACCTTCTTGAATGTTTGGGTTCTCAAACATACTGTTAGTTTATTCCAATATCTAATGTAatttgatttgacaaatagagGATATATAACCAATTCATGTGTCTCGTGAAAATTATGCAAATCCATATTTAAAAACAATGTTGCAATCTAACACAGTGAATGGTTGAAATCAAATTATTGTTGTTATTACTTATTACACCATGAGAATCGTATTTATTCAGTTAATCACACAAAGCATACCTATCTCATACTTTATTCTCACAAacggatccggctcctctaaagtaaGAAGACATTAAATTTACTTCTAGTTCATAAAATTCGAATGCTCCGCATAATCTAAGGGCCGGTGTTAACGGTCGATACATCACTCTATTACAAATTTTTTGGTATTTTGTCTAAACAACCCTAACTTGCCGTCaacttcaacaacaacaacaacaaaaaccaaaaaaattggGATTTTTGGCGTGATCGTCTCCTATTCTCCTATGCgtcatttttttgttgttgttaatgATACGCTGTGTTTGCTCCTTCTCTGTGGCTCTGTGCTTCCATGCTAATCCATGgttgaaggaaaaataaaaaaataaaaaccagtgTTGTCAATCTGTTATTGTTCATTCTTATAGATGCGTTTGCCCTGCTTCTGTGGTTGGTTTGTCCCAATTCTAGAATTGTTCAGGTTCCATATAGCCCAAGCATAAACATTCAAGCTTGAAACTAGCGGAGCATTGAGAATTTCTATTGGaggaattaataaaaatatttggTCATGGAATTACGTACCCAACTAATACTTAGTCGATCGATTTGAGGCTTTGCCAAATAAGTATTGCTTCTTGTTGAATTTCCCAATTAACACAAAATCAATATTGCAAGAAGTCATTTTCATTGTTATATTTCGATTTCACACAGCAGATTCTTTGTacttataaaaaaaatggagaatTCCACatatggtcactcaactatgactcattcgacattttggtcactgaagtttcaaatatatcactttggtcactcaactattacactgtcaattaCTTAAGTCACcaaaagagtattttttatattttttttaatgaaaaaaattaacaaagtgacttaagtgattgacagtgtaatagttgagtgaccaaagtgatatatttgaaacttcagtgaccaaagtgtcgaatgagtcatagttgagtgaccatttgtgaaatttttcataaaaaaattaaaaggccGATGATCTAATAGCATTCCAAAACGAATTTATATATGTGCAATCAGTTTGTGAAACACCTACACATAAGTGATTTCGAAGACTTGAATGGAAAACAAAGATAGCATCACCCTTTTGGTTTTGTCTTCAACCATGAATGAGTATCCATGGAGGCAGAGAAAGCTAGAACTCTGGAGCATAGGAGAAATAAGATCACATCAAAtccctattattatttttattttgtttggagTTAACGGCAAATTAACATTGTTTATTCTAAAATCTCAAAAAATGGTAGTAAAGTGATGTGTCGACCGTTAAGACCTTTACATTACGTGAACTATCTAAATTTTATGAACTTGAAGTAACTTTACAGTCTTCTTATTTAAGAGGAGCCAGATCCCTCACAGACATGGTATGAAATTTTTGCATGCCATGAATTTCTAATTGAATCTATGTCGGTGTTCTAGATGACTTATTGGATTTTGGACGATACCGAGGATGATTTATTGAGACTTTTTAATGTTTAATGTCGATTCAAGATTTTTTGAAGGGTAAAATCTTtatatggtacctgaactatcacgaaatgcactttttggtacctacaaatttttagaGAGTCTAGTGGTACCTGTATTATCACTCCGTTAGCCATTTTAGTACTTCTGTCAATTATTCTGTTAAAGTATGGGTAAAATCGTAAAATAcctatttttcatatttcttttacaaattttttatcaaactaaattaaaataaattagactAGATTAAAAGAAAGACCTAGAATTAAATTTAGTGAATATCTAGATTTACCTACCATCTCTcttgattaatcctattaattgttcgagaaaaaagttatctccaaattagtatatattaaattttcataaaataaaaaaaactaaacaaaaataaaagtactTAAATTAATTGACCCAAGTACCCCTATAACAGTGAATAATAAATTGGGTAttatttatcttcttttttttatgtgtcaaaatgttttttaattatagatattcaatatattaaattctataattctaattatgaatgaaaatactattttacccttactattTTACTCACGTGGGTGTCACATAACCGCCACATAGACATTTTTAACAGAATAATGGACGGAGGTACTATAAGGGCTAACAGAGGGATAGTACAGGTACCACTGGACTTcctgaaaatttgtaggtatCAAAAAGTATATTTCGTGATAATTCGGGTACTATATGAGGATTTTACCCTTTTTTGAATCGTCAATCACTTGATGCGGGGGATCCGTGACTATAGTTTGGATCACACCGCATCGGCATGCCCTATACTGACTCTACGAGCTTTATGGTACTAGAGGGAGGTTTCTCTAATTATTTTGTGATTgtgatatttttattattattttgtaaaAATGAATGACGGTTTGTGACCATTTGACACTTTTACCTTATCTTTTATGTCTTGCATTGTATCTCATGAGACTAGTAACAACTTGTCTAAATTAGaatattaattttgttttggttaatcaaaccactattctagtatggacaattttttttttttttttttagaaatacaAGAATAAAACAAACTGTGCATTTATGGAATTCGAGTTTTAAGTGAAATGTTGATATTTTCTTCTCTCATATGGAGTAGGTTTTCAAACACAAGAGGGAAATAAAATTAATATCTAATTTCCCATTGGTCAGAGCAATAGCACGCGGATCGCGATCTCCGCCACCTTCTCTTGCAACATCAGCCGTCCATTAGAGTCCTCATCAACggcccaaactctctctctacACCATTCTTAACCTCCCTAAAGTTTTACCCCTCCCACTCTCCACTATAAATCCCCGCAAATCTCATTCCCAAATTCCCACCATCACCATTTCAACCTTCTCCGATTCTCAAATCTCAATCTCATCCAAAAACCCATCAAccccttctcttcttctccggAATCTCAATGGCCCGTACCAAGCAAACCGCCCGAAAGTCCACCGGAGGAAAGGCTCCACGTAAGCAGCTGGCCACCAAGGCCGCCCGGAAGTCTGCTCCTGCGACCGGAGGAGTGAAGAAGCCCCATCGTTTCAGGCCCGGAACTGTCGCCCTCAGGGAGATCAGGAAGTACCAGAAGAGCACTGAGCTTCTGATCCGCAAGCTTCCATTCCAGAGGCTTGTGAGGGAGATTGCTCAGGATTTCAAGACTGACCTTCGTTTCCAGAGCAGCGCCGTGGCCGCGCTTCAGGAGGCGGCGGAGGCTTACTTGGTGGGTCTGTTTGAGGACACCAATCTGTGTGCCATTCATGCCAAGAGAGTGACCATTATGCCCAAGGATATTCAGCTTGCCAGGAGGATTAGGGGCGAGAGGGCTTGAGAGAGATCTAATGGCAATTTGGGAAATGTTTAATCTTTTAGATGTAGGTTTTGTGTTTCAATTCTCTGGTTTTGGATTTCCCAGATCTGGAATTGGAGTATTTTCTCTCTGTAATTTGTTAATGGCAATCTAATGGGTAGTTGGATTTGTGTTCATATTGTTGCCTTCTGTTTTGCTGGATACTGAATGTGCTATTTCTTAGTTGGGTTTCTGATTTTTGATTTGCATATTAGTTCGATTGTGTTGATTAAGACGTCAGTGTTTCAGACTATGAAATTCGGGTTGTGAACATAAAATTGAACGTTTTGGAGTTTGGACCAAAACTTAGGGGAGAGGTGTTCAGAGATCATGGAGGCAGTTCATAGAGTCATTGGCTTCACTGCTTCTATCTCTCTCTGTTGCTTTTAGGCTGACCCTCTTTAACAAAAAATTGaatataaaaacaaacaaatcaaaatatgAACTTGATTCTTGTTTCATTAGTTTTTTCAAGGAATAGACATAATTTGTGTATAAAAGTTATTGTGAGGATTTCTCTTAGTTTGAGAGTTTTAAGGCGTGTTTAGTGTGACTTCATTGAAatgaataaattaaaataatttcATCATATTAATCGAGATAAATTCCACTCAATCAATCAACAGTTTAATGTATTGGTCACTTTAATTCTTTTATCCTAAATATTATGCACATTTGAATTCAACTTTATGTTTAACCCATTAAGTAGAAGAATTAATATTTACCGTCATGCTTATGAATGTTGACATCTTGATAATATTTCGGTTGCTTATTATCCACATTCAATAAATTTATGGGACACGTGTGTAATTCACATTCATGTAATGTTGCAAGCAAAGATATAAGAAAATTGTTGTAAGCAAAATAGGTGCACACCTATATATATGTACAAAATGCAAATAATTGTTTAAACTTAATGAACTTTGGCTTTAGCAACATACAGCCTTTGAGAAAACAAATTGTTAAAGAAAATTGTTTGTTATTTACCTTTTTTTCATTGGTTACATTGTTGTTATTTTCCTTTAGTATGTTATGATTGAaaatgttgaaatatttgagaatACTAAAAAAATATAGCACCTGAACTAAACCAAATGGTTGCTTTCGGACCATAGTTAATTAACCGAGGTTAAGGTCATGCTTTTCCAAaatgaatttcaaattttaaattcCGTGAAATTGGAGGGTGCGGATGccgcttttttgtttttgtttttgagaagaGGTGGAGATCCCGCTTTTattaaatgaaggtgaaatttCCGCTCTATTCCCAGGTCATCGATCCGCACCTCTTCTCAGTATTAAATGAAAAGCCGCCACGTGGTTTTCTTTAAGCCGTTCACCTCCTTCTTTACTGATCACATCCAACGGACCATATTTGCCACGTCACCGATCCGCGTCTGCTCTTATTATCGAATAGAAACACGAACCAGCACCCTATATAAACAGAAGACCGAACTCCTCATTCAATCACCTTACGAATTTCCACTTCTCATCGCAAACTCCCGAAAACTTCAATTTCGTTTCCCAAATTTTTGAGAAAGATTTCCGATGGCGCCCAAAGCTGAGAAGAAGCCCGCCGAGAAGAAGCCGGCAGAGGAGAAGAAGTCCACCGTCGCCGAGAAGGCCCCCGCGGAGAAGAAGCTCAAGGCCGGCAAGAAGCTCCCAAAGGAGGCCGGAGCTGCCGCCggagacaagaagaagaagaggaacaagAAGAGCGTAGAGACCTACAAGATCTACATCTTCAAGGTCCTCAAGCAGGTCCACCCTGACATCGGGATCTCCAGCAAGGCCATGGGCATCATGAACAGCTTCATCAACGACATCTTTGAGAAGCTGGCTCAGGAGTCGTCGAGGCTTGCGAGGTACAACAAGAAGCCGACGATTACTTCTCGGGAGATCCAGACTGCTGTGAGACTTGTACTTCCCGGTGAATTGGCCAAGCACGCCGTTTCTGAAGGGACCAAGGCTGTGACAAAGTTCACAAGCTCCTGAAGGGTTGGGATGTTTGTGTGATTTgggtttttagggtttgtgtGGATGTAGGGTGGAGGAGTTAGGGTTAGTGGTTTATGGTTTTGGCATTTGTTCATTTACTGATTCAGATGCTTTGACTGGTGTAAAGAAAGAGCTGATTTTGTTCAGGTTGATgttgaaatgaaatttcttttGCCCAATTGATTTGCCCCtttttaatttatgtttttgttATCAGTGAGACGATTTATTTTGTGAAGTAGTTGAAAATTAAACAATCATTGATTCATTACCTGAAATTAGGGTTTAATTCTTTGTGGGACTGAATTATGCTTGAAATTTAGATTATAGACTCACCAATTGTGTTTAAATTTTGGAATTGGAGGGATATTGGGTTGGCTAAAGCTTGGTTGTCCCTGACTCCCTGAGTGCTTCCACGGTTTCTCCGTTGTTAATGCTTCATAATCTTGTGGTTGATTCATCAGTGGATGTTATTGGAGATATGCTGATCAATTGTGAGGGGCATCACTATTTGCTAGACTACTATATAAATTTGCATCAGATGAGGCATGTTGTTTTTGTCGACCTTGTGCCGAGATCATTTTCCGATATAGGTGCTACTACTGTTTGGTTTCTGGATGGTGTCTTTCGATTTGTGCTCTTACGCTTTCGGCTGAATCCTGTAAATAGATGGCTATGTTTTAAAGGCAAGGGATATGGTTCGTTGCTTTGATTAATATGTGGGGAGACATTCAGGAACGGGCTGATGATGTGAATAACCACAACTTCAGTGACTCTGAGCAGAGTCAAAGTAAGCCTCACTACTTTactgtttttatgttttattccCACGGTTTAAGTGGTGAATCGTGCAGGTGTGCAATATGGTAAAGTATTGCATCCTTGCAGAAGCGTTAGTTTTGTTAATTTTCCAACATTTATATTACATTAGTTGTGGAAAATTACCTGATTGATGTTGGTCTACTGGTATCAATTTCATTCCAAAGGATGGGATAGTTGAGTTTTATGTTTGAGTCTTCTCAGGCGTTAGATGATGAATGCTAATATGATAATCAGAGTTGCAACTTTTATGGACCTCAACTTGCAGCCGGGTAATGTCTGGAACCTATAGTCATCATACTTTCCTATGTTTGATGGGTTTAGCATCTGTTCAATTTCTGAAGCAAATGATTTGGCTTTTACAATTACTGAATTTTCTCTATTTGTGTTGAAATGTATTTTATACCCAATTGATCTGTGCTCTTTGTTTGCAAGTCACTGACGTCAGAGGTGTGGTAATCTCCGCGCTTGGAACCCTCAAGAAATTAAACTTGGGTTGGCTGGACCATGTGACAGACCACACCATTGTTGCTGTTGCTGAGAAATGCCTCAACTTGGACGTGCTTGATTTGAATGGTTGTAAACTGGTGAGCGGAGTTGTATTCAAGCATATTCGGGTCACAAGAGTCTGCTCATAGCTTCGACACAAAAGTTGACGCACTTGAATTTGGGTTGGTGTTCGTCGGTTTCCGACCAAGCCATTGAAGCAATTGTGTCCTCCCTCCAGTTTCTCAAAAACCATGAAGATATTGGTTTTGGAAGGGTGCCAGAGAATCACTGATTCTGGGGTCTCGCTTTTGCAAAACATGTGTGTCTTGGAGGAGCTGAGTTTGGATTGATGTATGCTAGTCAGTAGTCACTGACGTTGGAGGTGTAGCAATCTCCACACTTGGAACCCCCAAGAAATTGAATTTGGGTTGGCTGGAACATGCGACAGACTGCACCATTGTTGCTGTTGCTGAGAAATGGCTCAACTTGGAGATTTCTTGATTTGACTGGTTGTAACATGGTGAGTGGAGCTGGTATTCCTGCATTTTCGGGGGGAAACTGCTTACAATTCCTTGATCTACTGTTTTGTTGGTTTGATATCAGGGATTCTGATTTGGAACGGCGAGCACTTGAATGCCCTTCATTAAAAATTATTGCAGTGGATGAAAGAAGCAGAAAAAGGTTGTTCTGTAAAATGCAAGAGAGCACTGTTAGAAAGTTCTTGAAGTTCAAAGCAAGATATGACTACTTGTAGCAAATTCCTGAAGTTTAATGCAAGAAACGACTGTTAGCAAATTCCTAACGTAAAGATTACGGCGAATCATGGTGCATgagacgtttttttttttttttttgagaagaggtGCATGAGACACTTCTGAAATACTAAGAATCAGAATTGGAGGTATATTGGAGGAATAAGAATCAGATTGCTCTATTTATGTTCAAATGCTGGTTGGCTTTTATATATTGACTCCTGTAATTTGGATTCTACCTCTGATGTTTTATTGAAGATCAAtctttctattttgtttcaatctGTCTTCTGTATAAACAGTGAAGACAATGAGGTACTGTCGCATGTTTGCTTATGTATGCTCTAGAGTAGCCATATGGTGAGTCTAAGACATTCGAGCTTATATCTAGTTGATTTATATATATTCCAGATCTTATAAAAATATTGGTGTTTTTGCCATTTATGTTATATTAAGCTCGATCGAACTGCTGTAGTTTTAATTACCATGATTTGAACCGGGAGATGAACAGCCACACCAACCACCTTGGCGAAGTAATGTATTAGCATTATTCACTTTTATCTCTGCCTGATTGACAGATCATGGTATCAATCTCATTCTTAAGGATTGGAGGGTTGAAATCACAAATGAGTCTTCACAGCACCTGGGATATATGATGAATGATATCCCGAGTTGATACATTTGTGGAACTCAACTTTCTGCTTAATTGGTTAATGTCTGGGACCTATAAATTGTCCTAATCTTGGAAGTTTCTTTGTAgtcaatttttttcatttcttccttTGAAAGTCTACTTGCATGCATGGCTGGTGATCTACAGGAGTTTTGCACCTTAAGCAAATTGAAAATGCCGACCACATTGCTAGTGATTTCGCTTCTTATTAATATCTATTTGTCATTTTACTAACCATATCTGAAAATGACATGGCTAATGATGCTTAAATTGCCGTTTGTTGAATTAGTGTGTAACTAATTCTAAACTCCATTGGAGATAATTTGACTTGGGTGAACCTACTCCTCTTCAGACGGATTGGGGCCCTTTATAATAAAGCCGCCTCATTATAACAGAGATTGCAGTCTGATAACcctaaagaaaaccaaaagctcCCCAGTCCCTCGCTTACATGAACAAATTCAAGATGGGATTCACAGTAGCTCTCAGTTGAGGCTTGTTGAACCTCATTGTAGAATCTGCATAATGGTCTAAATTAGGGAAAAAGGATGCTGGGACTATAGAGGATGACTACGAGAAGCTCAACAGCCATTATGACCTGCAGGAATGAAACCATTTTTGACTTTTCAGAGAA
It encodes:
- the LOC112166759 gene encoding histone H3.2; protein product: MARTKQTARKSTGGKAPRKQLATKAARKSAPATGGVKKPHRFRPGTVALREIRKYQKSTELLIRKLPFQRLVREIAQDFKTDLRFQSSAVAALQEAAEAYLVGLFEDTNLCAIHAKRVTIMPKDIQLARRIRGERA
- the LOC112167070 gene encoding histone H2B; its protein translation is MAPKAEKKPAEKKPAEEKKSTVAEKAPAEKKLKAGKKLPKEAGAAAGDKKKKRNKKSVETYKIYIFKVLKQVHPDIGISSKAMGIMNSFINDIFEKLAQESSRLARYNKKPTITSREIQTAVRLVLPGELAKHAVSEGTKAVTKFTTEKKPAEKKPAEKTPAAEKAPAEKKPKAGKKLPKEAGAAAGDKKKKRNKKSVETYKIYIFKVLKQVHPDIGISSKAMGIMNSFINDIFEKLAQESSKLARYNKKPTITSREIQTAVRLVLPGELAKHAVSEGTKAVTKFTST